From the Manis pentadactyla isolate mManPen7 chromosome 7, mManPen7.hap1, whole genome shotgun sequence genome, one window contains:
- the CASP2 gene encoding caspase-2 isoform X1, producing the protein MAAPSAGACPAVHSKGLMAVDRGRRLLGVCGMHPDHQEALKKNRVVLAKQMLLSELLEHLLEKDIITLEMREHIQAKVGSFGQNVELLNLLPKRGPQAFDAFCVALRETKQGHLEDLLLTTLSGLQHVLPPLSCDYDLNLPFPVYESCSPHKQLRLSTDNVEHSLDNGDGPPCLQVKPCTPEFYQTHCQLAYRLQSRPRGLALVLSNVHFTGEKDLEFRSGGDVDHSTLVTLFKLLGYKVHVLLDQTAQEMQEKLQNFAQLPAHRVTDSCIVALLSHGVEGGVYGVDGRLLQLQEIFRLFDNANCPSLQNKPKMFFIQACRGDETDRGVDQQDGKNHTRFPECEESDAGKEGLLKMRLPTRSDMICGYACLRGTAAMRNTKRGSWYIEALTQVFSERACNMHVADMLVQVNALIKEREGYAPGTEFHRCKEMSEYCSTLCRHLYLFPGHPPT; encoded by the exons ATGGCGGCGCCTAGCGCGGGCGCCTGTCCCGCCGTCCACTCAAAGGGGCTAATGGCCGTTGACAGAGGGCGCAG GCTATTGGGCGTGTGTGGCATGCATCCTGACCATCAGGAAGCCCTGAAAAAGAACCGAGTGGTGCTGGCCAAACAGATGTTGCTGAGTGAACTGTTAGAACACCTCCTGGAGAAGGACATCATCACCTTGGAAATGAGGGAGCACATTCAG GCCAAAGTGGGCAGTTTCGGCCAGAATGTGGAACTTCTCAACTTGCTGCCCAAGAGGGGTCCCCAGGCTTTTGATGCCTTCTGTGTGGCCCTGAGGGAGACCAAGCAGGGTCATCTGGAGGATCTGTTGCTCACAACTCTCTCTGGACTTCAGCATGTACTCCCACCG TTAAGCTGTGACTACGACTTGAATCTCCCTTTCCCGGTGTATGAGTCCTGTTCCCCTCACAAGCAGCTCCGCCTGTCTACCG ATAATGTGGAACACTCCCTAGACAACGGAGATGGTCCTCCCTGCCTTCAGGTGAAGCCTTGTACTCCTGAGTTTTATCAAACACACTGCCAGCTG GCCTATAGGTTGCAGTCTCGGCCTCGTGGCCTGGCACTTGTGCTGAGCAATGTGCACTTCACTGGAGAAAAAGACCTGGAATTTCGCTCTGGAGGAGATGTGGACCACAGTACCCTAGTCACCCTCTTCAAGCTCCTTGGCTACAAAGTCCATGTTCTACTTGACCAGACTGCACAG GAAATGCAAGAGAAACTTCAGAATTTTGCCCAGTTACCTGCTCATCGTGTCACTGACTCCTGCATAGTGGCCCTCCTGTCTCATGGCGTGGAGGGCGGCGTCTATGGTGTGGATGGCAGACTGCTTCAG CTGCAAGAGATTTTTCGGCTCTTTGACAATGCCAACTGCCCAAGCCTACAGAACAAGCCGAAAATGTTCTTCATCCAGGCCTGCCGTGGAG ATGAAACAGATCGTGGGGTTGACCAGCAAGATGGAAAGAACCATACCAGGTTCCCCGAGTGTgaggagagtgatgctggcaAAGAGGGGTTGCTGAAGATGCGCCTGCCCACTCGCTCAGACATGATCTGTGGCTACGCCTGCCTCAGAG GGACTGCCGCCATGCGAAACACCAAACGGGGTTCCTGGTACATTGAGGCCCTCACTCAAGTGTTCTCTGAGAGGGCCTGTAACATGCACGTGGCTGATATGCTTGTGCAG gtgAATGCACTTATCAAGGAGCGTGAAGGCTACGCCCCTGGCACAGAGTTCCACCGCTGCAAGGAGATGTCTGAGTACTGCAGCACTCTGTGCCGTCACCTCTATCTGTTCCCAGGACACCCTCCCACGTGA
- the CASP2 gene encoding caspase-2 isoform X2 yields MAAPSAGACPAVHSKGLMAVDRGRRLLGVCGMHPDHQEALKKNRVVLAKQMLLSELLEHLLEKDIITLEMREHIQAKVGSFGQNVELLNLLPKRGPQAFDAFCVALRETKQGHLEDLLLTTLSGLQHVLPPLSCDYDLNLPFPVYESCSPHKQLRLSTDNVEHSLDNGDGPPCLQVKPCTPEFYQTHCQLAYRLQSRPRGLALVLSNVHFTGEKDLEFRSGGDVDHSTLVTLFKLLGYKVHVLLDQTAQEMQEKLQNFAQLPAHRVTDSCIVALLSHGVEGGVYGVDGRLLQLQEIFRLFDNANCPSLQNKPKMFFIQACRGGAIGSLGHLLLFTAATASLAL; encoded by the exons ATGGCGGCGCCTAGCGCGGGCGCCTGTCCCGCCGTCCACTCAAAGGGGCTAATGGCCGTTGACAGAGGGCGCAG GCTATTGGGCGTGTGTGGCATGCATCCTGACCATCAGGAAGCCCTGAAAAAGAACCGAGTGGTGCTGGCCAAACAGATGTTGCTGAGTGAACTGTTAGAACACCTCCTGGAGAAGGACATCATCACCTTGGAAATGAGGGAGCACATTCAG GCCAAAGTGGGCAGTTTCGGCCAGAATGTGGAACTTCTCAACTTGCTGCCCAAGAGGGGTCCCCAGGCTTTTGATGCCTTCTGTGTGGCCCTGAGGGAGACCAAGCAGGGTCATCTGGAGGATCTGTTGCTCACAACTCTCTCTGGACTTCAGCATGTACTCCCACCG TTAAGCTGTGACTACGACTTGAATCTCCCTTTCCCGGTGTATGAGTCCTGTTCCCCTCACAAGCAGCTCCGCCTGTCTACCG ATAATGTGGAACACTCCCTAGACAACGGAGATGGTCCTCCCTGCCTTCAGGTGAAGCCTTGTACTCCTGAGTTTTATCAAACACACTGCCAGCTG GCCTATAGGTTGCAGTCTCGGCCTCGTGGCCTGGCACTTGTGCTGAGCAATGTGCACTTCACTGGAGAAAAAGACCTGGAATTTCGCTCTGGAGGAGATGTGGACCACAGTACCCTAGTCACCCTCTTCAAGCTCCTTGGCTACAAAGTCCATGTTCTACTTGACCAGACTGCACAG GAAATGCAAGAGAAACTTCAGAATTTTGCCCAGTTACCTGCTCATCGTGTCACTGACTCCTGCATAGTGGCCCTCCTGTCTCATGGCGTGGAGGGCGGCGTCTATGGTGTGGATGGCAGACTGCTTCAG CTGCAAGAGATTTTTCGGCTCTTTGACAATGCCAACTGCCCAAGCCTACAGAACAAGCCGAAAATGTTCTTCATCCAGGCCTGCCGTGGAG GTGCTATTGGATCCCTTGGGCACCTCCTTCTGTTCACTGCTGCCACCGCCTCTCTTGCTCT ATGA